The following nucleotide sequence is from Choristoneura fumiferana chromosome 22, NRCan_CFum_1, whole genome shotgun sequence.
TCCTACTTCTCTGAACGTCTTTAGTGCCATCTCGTAGCGAGATTTGTTGACTAGCTTCGAAATGAAAACGTAGCTTTTCATAACGTAGCCAGATTTGAAAATACTCGGTGCTAATTTTCTTTTCTATACTTCGCTAGAATCGGGTTTTATTACAATAggcattaaattaattaaactacctaaacttaaaatacttacataaaataaaaataaaatgattaaggAATATATTTTGTAGCTGCAAATTGGGAACATTTTTTCAATCTCAAAGCTATCTACCAGTACCAAGTCTGGCTACGAGATTTGAGTCTTAACAAAATGTATCTGCAGATTGATAAATCTGCTCTTCACCTGCCGGTATGAGGCCACCACTATCATTACTTTAATCATTTGTCGTATTGGTTGCAGCGAGAGACCATAGTGAAGTTCGTGCCTATAGAGACGAGGGACTCCTTCTGCTACGCGGTGGTGACAAAAGGCGGCCGGGTCGGCCTTTACGACGGCCATCTAAAACTGCTGCACTCCTACGAGGTACCGTATACCTTCAAGGTATTGATGTTCCAATAAAACTCTGCAATGTATTGTTGTCGTGCGGTGCTTTTACTAATACCTAGTTTCGCTCGTGTCTCATCATCTTCGTATGTGGTACGGTCACGAGCATTAATTTGagacccatttcgtcaaaacatcctttgaattgtcatacaaaatgaaattaagaaattaaataatttatttataacagcagtgacgcattacacaggttagatcGTAAGTGGGTCCCAGATTAACGATCGTCACCGTACATACGTACCATATACTTTGCAAGTGCTTATTCTGGTGCACACTATATCAGTCATGAGCCGTTGAGCATAGCTCTTGTTTATacggttcttattacaatgccattaatgtctaattttgtcaaaatcacgcgtgtTCATGGATGGTGCTAGGTATACTTGTGGAAAGCCCTCGTACGGCAGAGCAAAATCTCTCACAGTCGAATTCTTAATCACATCTCTTTAGGTTTTTCGGTATCACCTCTTAATGTTTGACAAGCTCCATAAGTGTCAATTTTTCCAGGTGTTTTTCGATCGGACAGGAGTACATAAACGCGTCAAAAACTGCTGGATCACTGATGCTGTGTACATGAGCGTGAGTTTATTTTCATGACTGTATTATAGAAAGTAGTAGACTATAGTGTAGCCATTTATCACCATATTAACTAGTGATTTTACTTGAGGGCtatgctcctggttagctcatgatcaatgtcccgttagatggcgctgttatcaatattgtctttttttacgtttttttcgtaaattacaAAGAATTATTTCATCAAAAACTAATGGctggagtatctaagcgtaaccaattttttgatcccacatattgaaataatattccgccaaagccgcaaacgagttcctttactttgaacgtcaattagggccgtatacggacactaggagctcacgcacacacgcaaatagacagcgccagctaacgaaagtctattgcgacacttagctacccaatcggggtactccttcgagtaatattcacatttttttatcgagtcacgaaattttgtaccaactatcagttgtactcatacaatggtaaaatgcatcaaaatttactacatcacgctgcacttttgatgcaataaagttacttttttttggatgttgctagaagagcatatccataatttactattctcaaaaaatcctctaagaaaacatggcTGTAGAAGCTATGCGCGTTGTCCgaaggtttgtatggaagagcaacccccttaaagTAAACGTACGAACgctcgtcgctgtcccaatagttggcatctttaatcttatgttattagcaatagagatgacagcagggtgtcgtctattgggcattaacgtgtcgagcactcggacgtaagtacctacgtaaGTAGGTAGTCAATCCACTTGTGAACTATTTGGGAGCAAAAATATTGGACCGACTACAGTGGCACCTGccgatttcattttatattaccACATCTACACtatttcaccatcatcatctcaaACCTGCAAAACTACATTGCACAATTTTAGGGCGATTATTCGAGCTTTTCAACCCCCTCATttatctggtcacattttttacgaattggctgaaGATTTTAATGTTGTTTTCGATTTTTGgtagagttcctgtatttctgccagataactaaaaaactgtatcaaaatATTCGGCCATTGTGTCAGAAAAGTGTCCAGAAAATGAAAACGCTCGAATAAATGGCCTTTAATAGTTCTAAATTTGGAACCGCTTTGGGTACTGGTACTTCACAAGGTGGACCGATGACCATGAAGATCATTGGAGTCTGATGGACATTATCCGCTTCAATCCAAAGCAATTGGAGGTCTATGTTGATGAGCTCATGCGAGTTCCCTACCTATTTCCAGGAGATCCAGAGCCTCGTCCTGTCCGCATCAGACCGCAGCCTGACGCTCTACGACGCGGCGACGCTCGCGCACGTGCTCTCCTACTGCATCACTGGGTTGCCGCACATACCAACGGTAAGGTTCAACTCATATGCCTAAAAAACACATATTTGCGTAAACCGGCTAAAAAAATCGGACTGCATGTCCTCAACTCCTTGGAGCTTACTACGGGGAGGAGAAGGTTAGAGGGAATTCTTATCTCCCCTCAGTCTTGCTTCAGCCATTGGCTGGGGTGCTTGGGtcagtctttttttattggtaCCCATTAGTTCTTACTTGATCGACTCTTCTCCTCAATAAAAAGCACATAATTCTTTTTCATCCGTAGTGTCTGGCTTACTCACCTCCCTCCTCCCGCGGCCCGGCGGAGCTGGCGCTGGGCACAGCGCGTGGAGACATCACGTTCATGCGCTTTCTTCAGCGTCGGGTGCTGCTGCCGGCCAAAGGGGACCACGTGAACTGCTACTTCTGGATGGTATCTTCTATTTAGCACTATccatataatcatcatcatcatcatcatcatcccagcctatatacgtcccactgctgggcagaacaagagggcttgggccatagtttccaggcgggcccagtgcggattgggaactttgcacgcaccattgatcgcttcgcaggtttgtgcaggtttcctcacgatgttttccttcaccgcaaagctcataatcataataatcatcagaaattaggagatacgtagaagaacgagggtcaccgatatAACTAAGCGAAatagcttgttgaagtggcaatgggcaggccatgtaGCTTGGAGTTCTCAAGAGACCTCGGAttagcaagcgcagcgtaggacgtccaccaacgagtccatctcgttggtggtcTGCCTACGCTACGGACAACCTGGTTAAAAACGTGGGTtacagtggatgcaggccgcttccaactgaagcaaccagaggtctatgggggaggccaatgTCCAACAGGGGACGTCCTAcagttgatatgatgatgatgacgacgattactgttgacgcgtttcgaacactagctgtttgaaacgcgtcagtgtagtatggtggtggtgatagatgggtttgagtgatttgtgtgtgttcttacagtgtgaaggtgaaggaactgcatgtTTTTAGTTCTATTTAGTGACATGGACTGCCCCTTACcggattcaataaatttaaactgtGTCATATTACTTCCAGGAGTTGTCATCCCCCCTCCACAAGAGCTACTGCACTATTTCAACATGGCGCCGCGTGCACGCGCGCGCGGTGCGGCGCATCTGCTACTCGGGGGACGTCGTGTTCTCCTGCTCGCACGACAGCGGAGTGAGCGTGAGGGCACGACACGCGCCGGGAAAACTGGACGATTATGTGTTTAAAGTTCAAAGGGTACGAGGAGGACTGTCCAAAACATTCTTactaacagtatttttttaaatattttctacgatttacttctatttttttattcgactggatggccaacgagcaagtgggtctcctgatggtaagagatcactaccgcccataaacatctgcaacaccagggttattgcagatgcgttgccaacctagaggcctaagatgagatacctcaagtgccagtaatttcaccggctgtcttactctccacgccgaaacacaacagtgcaagcactgctgcttcacgacaggattagcgagcaagatggtggtagcaatccgtgcATCACTGCCATGAGGCAGCCAGAGCTCAGTCTACCACCTCCAGGTCTTCGCCTCTGTAGCCTATCCTTTTGCAGGGCGTGAGCTGCTTCCACGTGGTGCCAACTCTTCATTTGCTAGCCACTGGCAGCGCGGATGGTGCTGTAAGGTTGTGGGATACCACGCAGGTAGATATGAAATGTACACTTTAAATGACGTAAAAAAAGTCCAGGTTCTCTCTTTGGTTATACTTTTCAGTTTGCCGTCTCAGACATCGTGCATCTATGAACTAATAGTGAtgcttatttgtttgtttcggaTACCCTCCAATGTATACTTACTTTCCATTTGATcccatttgaatttgaagaaatagttaggtatttgtGTCTCAAGGAAGCAAAACGGTGTATTTATGGCGAGGGcagtacattgaatccagaatgtagcgaaggattctacagaAGAATcttgagcgtaatgagggattcaagggTTAACGCCCAAGACGAAAATAGTTTttctcccgagtggctcatacaactttgcacaccgagcattaagaaacttgaaaaaaaaaacaattctaaatataattaaagagcaaccagcatagaaaacaGCGTTGTTTTACAATAATCAGcatcaaaaaattgcatttgcaataaaacacttcgaaaagccttgaacagaaagtAGTTCTCTTGCTCCCTCtggtcagggaggaaaagttacttttctgaatgagaggtgtaaaaaaatattaatgctatacatagtttttttaagcattagaaagaaggtaagagaaggttgtattgtatttttgtacCTAAGAGATCTttacgtgtctttttattgaaaaaaacttttgaaaaatatgtcacatcaaatagtaacaattagcaaggtcATGATTATTTAAGttcatgcttttggtatcataagtaatagttactgttatTTTAAAACGTTTCTCAATAAATACTCTTCAAGAATGTTTACCTTtcttctaatgctaaaaaaacgaactaTACTGGTGgacaaatagatatttatttattttgagtgCAAGTTGAGTCATTACAGCCCAGTGTAACATTAAGATACTTTTTTTAGTCGGCTCCATTTGCAAAACTAGCTGCGCCGGGGCAAGTCGCCGTGATGGACGTTAAAGTCATAGCTGACATGGAAATCGTTATGGCGCTTTGCAGTAATTGTGTAAGTATCATTCGCAATCACAATCTTGTCTCTTCTTCTTTGCACAAGCTATTAACAGATGGGATTGGCTAATTTTTTGTAGGATGAGGTAGTCTTTAATGCAACACTTTTAACGTCCAATACGTGGAAGCATGTGACTTtttcaattataatatatttatgaaaaacattttttttccaattttctgTCGAAATATCCTGGATAAGTATTACCCAAACaccatcagccagaagacgttaCCTGCTGTACAAAGGCCTTCCTTTTATAATTCacacagtgaacgacaactcactcGCAACACATTACTGAAACATTTTAGTATAATATTGCTGAAACACCGAGTTGGACCAgattgacataaataaataaatatcacgggacaattcacaccaattgacctagtcccaaaataagcttagcaaagcttgtgttatgggtactaagcaacggataaatataattatatagatagatacatacttaaatacatattaaacccccaagacccgagaacaaacaatcatatttttcatacaaatatctgaaacgggaatcgaacccgggacctcaagcttcgtagtcaggttctctaaccactgggccatctggtcgtctaatgacatggacggatgacctggttaaagccgcgaaTTCGAggtggacgcaggccgcttccaaccgaagcaactggaggtctataagGGAGGcctaatgtccaacagtggacgtcctacggctgataacacttatgatgatgatgattgctgaAACACCCAAAAATTTATATCCAGTGGCTGCACATTTGGGATCTGAACGAGGAGTGCCTGCTGCAAACTATCAAGATCAAGTTCCCGTTCCTCGGGGTCCTCGGCAAGAAACCGGATTTTGGAGCATACTGCATACATCCTGGTACGAAAAATTTGCCAAATCACAATTGATCCGTGGttattttctcatttttctactcgagaggcgataggaccaaccactaggccaaaaatccgtggtggccgagtggtttgacgtttgacctatggcctctcaagcagagggtcgtgggttcaaaccccagctcgcacctctgagttttttaaaattcatgtgcggaattacatttaaatttaccacgagctttacggtgaaggaaaacatcgtgaggaaacctgcatatacctgcgaagcaattcaatggtatgtgtgaagttcccaatccgcactgggcccgcgtgggaactatggcccaagccctctcattctgagaggaggcctgtgcccagcagtgggacgtatataggctgggatgactagGCCGctacggtttaaaaaaaatgttccgaATGTTAACTCTGAAAAAACACTACACATTAAAGGACCAGCGCTACAGAAGACGGTAGAAGACGAGCAGTCTCCGAGCACGTCGCGCGGGTCCAGcgtcgtgcgcgcgcgcagcggctTGCAGCGCggcgggggggggggcgacACGTGAGACCGAGGAACATGTTACATTAGTAGATTGCacaacaagagcaaaaaacgaGCGATTGTACccaaggcgttcatatagccaccgaGGGGAAAAATGTGTGTTTAATGCTACTAACAGGTTATCAGAAAAACACCATTTagacatttataatttttattagaaaataagaatgaaatgaaaacaagcataaaaataaaaagagatcGACACGCGACCCCCCTGGGACAATGTTGCCACGCACAGTTAGAGAAACCCTGATATAGGTATTCTCTTACCGTCATCCAGGAGTTTCTCCCTCGGGCACCGTAACGCGGTGCTGGTGTCATGCTGGTGGTGCGCATGCGCGGTGTGGCTGTCCCCCCCCGCCGCGCCCGTGCTCCCCCCCAAGACTgccgcagcgcgcgccgccccACCACCTGGGACCTGCCCGACCCTGTACCGGACCCAGGTGATCGCTGAATATACTTGTTGCAGTCAGTGTCGTGGTGGTACGAAGAACACTCTTTTTATTAGAAacaagttatttaattaataacacgAGAGAcacattgattgattgattgatcaaAACTTTATTTGTTATACTATACCGGGCTTATCGAAGNNNNNNNNNNNNNNNNNNNNNNNNNNNNNNNNNNNNNNNNNNNNNNNNNNNNNNNNNNNNNNNNNNNNNNNNNNNNNNNNNNNNNNNNNNNNNNNNNNNNtcacgggacaattcacaccattgacctagtcccaaaataagcttagcaaagctggtgttagggtactaagcaacggataaatataaattatgatagatagatacattACACAcgcaagaccgagaacaaacaatcatatttttcatacaaatatctgaaacgggaatcgaacccgggacctcaagcttcgtagtcaggttctctaaccactgggccatctggtcgtctaatgacatggacggatgacctggttaaagccgcgaaTTAGAggtggacgcaggccgcttccaaccgaagcaaatgGAGGTCTATAAGGGACGCCTAATGTCCAATATAGTGggtgtcctacggctgataatacgtatgatgatgatgtttgaaACTAGATTTAAATATAACCTAGCACCAACACCCACCAAATCCAAACTTAAACTACACAAAGAAGGTCCAAACGGGATGGcagtgaaaatatataataaatttaatgatgATATTAAGAGGATTACAAGTGAAAAgcaatttaataaacaatagaagagttttttagtaaataaatgttattatggtctttatgatttttttaatgataaaatgtaaTTATACTTAACACCTCTTAAATTATCGCTTTGTgcgcaatttaatttaatttgattaatttagcttgattttttttaattttatttaatttgattttatttaatttaattttaatttaatttatttttgtttaatttaatttgacatttaattactactaatatatttttttatttgacattcttgtaatacaatttttttattattattatttgtataaaattgaatgATATTAAGTTAATGCATGAGTTAAAATTTAGCACGTTACTCGTATACCGAATAATctccccttattcataaacttaACAGCCTATGTtaaactaacaaatgctttgtccctttctaacaaatacaaatgtcgaagtgacagataaggacaaacgaaattttagcggcattttaactaaaataggtttgattaaagccgtggtggccttgtggtttgacctatcgcttctcaagcagaggtcgtgggttcaaatccggtctgcactctgagtttttcgaaattcatgtgcggagttaatttttgaaatttacacgagctttgcggtgaaggaaaacatcgtgaggaaacctggcacaaacctgcgaacattaatggtgtgtgtgaagttcccatccgcactgggccgcgtgggaactatggcaaGCCCTCTtgaatctgagaggaggcctgtgcccagcagtgggaacgtattaggctggatgatgatgaggttGATTGACCGGATAATAACTGAACATCCTTTTATAACTAGGATtgtacatgactttacaatgATAAGAATGAATGAATATAATATTTGCTGAAACACCAAAAATTCTATATCCAGTGGCTACACATTTGGGATCTGAACGAGGAGTGCTGCTGCAAACTATCAAGATAGGTTCCGTTCCTCGGGTCCTCGGCAAGAAACCGGATTTGGAGCATA
It contains:
- the LOC141440235 gene encoding uncharacterized protein, translating into MSVKSFNDECLDLDKSLSLKSGSEESLLCEDDEDSLSQQLLDALTPAALSQLRRAFRKARDGGKSLDIDRRVEEVMRAAAAQEGIEFAAPAQHAARCLDQQGFVAAVNRIFGSHKFSPHAHALFQRLDAWGCGRVWWSQLLDSLLAGAPARWTPLRESRVKTLPHCKRETIVKFVPIETRDSFCYAVVTKGGRVGLYDGHLKLLHSYEVFFDRTGVHKRVKNCWITDAVYMSEIQSLVLSASDRSLTLYDAATLAHVLSYCITGLPHIPTCLAYSPPSSRGPAELALGTARGDITFMRFLQRRVLLPAKGDHVNCYFWMELSSPLHKSYCTISTWRRVHARAVRRICYSGDVVFSCSHDSGVSVRARHAPGKLDDYVFKVQRGVSCFHVVPTLHLLATGSADGAVRLWDTTQSAPFAKLAAPGQVAVMDVKVIADMEIVMALCSNCWLHIWDLNEECLLQTIKIKFPFLGVLGKKPDFGAYCIHPGPALQKTVEDEQSPSTSRGSSVVRARSGLQRGGGGGDTSFSLGHRNAVLVSCWWCACAVWLSPPAAPVLPPKTAAARAAPPPGTCPTLSFSLGHRNAVLVSCWWCACAVWLSPPAAPRAPPQDCRSARRPTTWDLPDPVPDPEPAIPPQATPPRAPSPPRPPKPQAIPEDLEKLLENAGLNGILEKDFVLMKGLKHDLNLKLAEMDTNREAMLSAVAAGAPYLALRTYEVEPLAPVDEMTDAYARAMRLLPPSSTAGTPTGSAGSTPRRSRTSRNSSKT